Proteins found in one Candidatus Edwardsbacteria bacterium genomic segment:
- a CDS encoding response regulator transcription factor → MTLKIIIADDHKIVREGLKTLLEKQSGIKVVAETSDGLAVVKLAQEHLPDLVIMDITMPGLNGIGATRRVKEICPAAKIMILSMHADRRYVVEALKAGARGYLLKDSAFEELIQAIKSIVKGKIYLSSDITDVLVRDYLIKERDADPGVYSLLSAREREVLQLLAEGKSTRQTADKLSISVKTVETHRQQLMQKLNLHGIAELTKYAVREGLTTL, encoded by the coding sequence ATGACGCTTAAGATCATCATTGCCGACGACCACAAGATCGTGCGGGAGGGCTTGAAAACCCTGCTGGAAAAACAATCCGGGATAAAGGTGGTGGCGGAGACCAGCGACGGGCTGGCGGTGGTCAAACTGGCCCAGGAGCACCTGCCCGACCTGGTGATCATGGACATAACCATGCCGGGGCTGAACGGGATAGGGGCGACCCGGAGGGTTAAGGAAATCTGCCCGGCAGCAAAGATAATGATCTTATCCATGCATGCTGACCGCCGCTATGTGGTGGAAGCCCTCAAGGCCGGGGCCAGGGGCTATCTGCTAAAGGACTCGGCCTTTGAGGAACTCATTCAGGCGATAAAATCCATTGTTAAGGGAAAGATATATTTAAGTTCCGATATCACCGATGTCCTGGTCCGGGACTATCTCATCAAGGAGCGCGATGCCGACCCCGGCGTTTATTCGCTATTATCGGCCAGGGAAAGAGAGGTATTGCAGCTGCTGGCCGAGGGAAAGAGCACCAGACAGACGGCCGATAAGCTGTCCATCAGCGTCAAGACGGTGGAGACCCACCGCCAGCAGCTGATGCAAAAGCTCAATCTTCACGGCATCGCCGAACTGACCAAATATGCCGTCAGGGAAGGCTTGACGACCTTGTGA
- a CDS encoding sensor histidine kinase: MKNPSPNIKDRLLWQLQERVKELTALHKASAILQNDRKSVENILGEFIKILPAAWQYPRDTAARIVAGDLSLATPNYAATRWKQSSFFGIGGGEKGRIEVYYLIKQKAAFEGPFLKEERQLIDSLAKMLHAFYQKRSAQQAIHDALDHLEEKVVKRTSLLNDANLKLKAEIAERKRTEQTVKRYQQKLKKLASELTLTEERERRAIASDLHDHIGQALAMIRVKLKNLEGNAVFSGAERDLEEIRMLLEQTISYTRNLTFELSPPVLYDLGFEAGLEWLAEQTRRKYGKAVELSCPGPKLQLPEDLKVTLFRSVRELMINIIKHAGADNISIVLTNSGGRLTIEVSDDGIGLVEKGAGETAEPGGFGLFSIREQLGCFGGRLSLAALPGRGTKAVIICRTNGKGVG, encoded by the coding sequence ATGAAAAACCCCAGTCCAAATATCAAGGACCGCTTGCTATGGCAGCTTCAGGAACGGGTCAAGGAACTGACCGCTTTGCATAAAGCTTCGGCCATCCTGCAAAACGACCGGAAGAGTGTTGAGAATATCCTCGGGGAATTCATCAAAATACTGCCGGCGGCCTGGCAGTACCCCCGGGATACCGCCGCCCGGATAGTGGCCGGGGATCTAAGCCTCGCCACTCCGAACTATGCGGCCACCCGGTGGAAACAATCCAGCTTCTTCGGCATTGGCGGCGGGGAAAAAGGCCGGATAGAGGTTTACTATCTGATCAAGCAAAAGGCAGCATTTGAGGGACCGTTCCTCAAAGAGGAACGGCAGTTGATTGATTCGCTGGCCAAAATGCTGCATGCTTTTTACCAGAAGAGGTCGGCCCAGCAGGCTATTCACGATGCCCTGGATCATCTGGAAGAGAAGGTCGTCAAACGGACCTCTTTGCTGAACGATGCCAACCTCAAACTTAAAGCTGAAATTGCCGAGCGCAAGCGGACGGAGCAGACGGTCAAAAGATATCAGCAGAAGCTGAAAAAACTTGCTTCGGAGTTGACGCTGACCGAAGAGAGGGAAAGGCGGGCCATTGCCTCCGACCTGCACGACCATATCGGCCAGGCCCTGGCTATGATCCGGGTGAAACTTAAGAACCTGGAGGGCAACGCGGTCTTCAGCGGGGCGGAAAGGGATCTGGAGGAGATCCGGATGCTGCTGGAGCAGACCATTAGCTACACCAGGAACCTGACCTTTGAATTAAGCCCGCCGGTGCTGTACGATCTGGGGTTTGAGGCCGGGCTGGAGTGGCTGGCCGAGCAGACCCGCCGAAAATACGGGAAAGCGGTCGAACTGTCATGCCCCGGCCCAAAGCTGCAGCTGCCTGAAGATCTGAAGGTCACCTTGTTCCGGTCGGTTCGCGAGCTGATGATCAACATCATCAAACATGCCGGGGCCGATAACATTTCGATCGTCTTGACAAACTCCGGCGGGAGGCTGACCATCGAAGTCTCCGACGACGGGATAGGGCTGGTTGAAAAAGGAGCCGGGGAAACGGCGGAACCCGGAGGCTTCGGCCTGTTCAGCATCCGGGAGCAATTGGGTTGTTTCGGAGGCCGGCTGAGCTTGGCAGCGCTTCCGGGCCGCGGCACCAAGGCGGTCATCATCTGCCGGACGAACGGAAAGGGGGTGGGATGA
- the sppA gene encoding signal peptide peptidase SppA, producing the protein MKKKGLFITLIAVAVLMFAVIFVGAIVMAVSNEGHMELSYGKSVGLVEIVGPIVSSDNAVRQIKKYRDNNSVKAIVVRLETPGGGVAASQEIYEALRNARTKKPVVCSMGEVAASGGYYIACGCDSIVANPGTLTGSIGVILSYAVLEELFRKIGIGYEVIKAGAVKDLASPFRQMTPQERALLQSMIDDVHLQFMEAVSEGRGIPLDSVKLFADGRVFSGRQAYNLKLVDRLGTQDDAVIMAGTMAGLKETPKVIRERKRRPSILDLLTESAETLSDLNRSSRTKLEYRLGN; encoded by the coding sequence ATGAAGAAAAAAGGGCTGTTCATAACCCTGATCGCGGTTGCGGTGCTGATGTTCGCCGTCATCTTCGTAGGCGCCATCGTGATGGCGGTCTCCAATGAAGGTCATATGGAACTTTCCTACGGGAAATCGGTGGGGCTGGTGGAGATAGTCGGTCCGATAGTCTCCTCCGATAACGCCGTCCGGCAGATAAAGAAATACCGCGACAATAACTCCGTCAAGGCCATCGTGGTCCGGCTGGAGACCCCGGGCGGCGGGGTGGCCGCTTCCCAGGAGATATATGAGGCCCTCCGAAACGCCCGGACCAAAAAACCGGTGGTCTGCTCCATGGGTGAGGTGGCGGCCTCCGGCGGGTATTATATCGCCTGCGGCTGCGACTCCATCGTGGCCAACCCCGGCACCCTCACCGGCTCCATCGGGGTAATTTTAAGCTACGCCGTGTTGGAGGAGCTGTTCCGCAAGATCGGCATCGGCTACGAGGTGATCAAAGCCGGGGCGGTCAAGGATCTGGCCTCGCCATTCCGCCAGATGACGCCCCAGGAGCGGGCCCTGTTGCAGTCGATGATCGACGATGTGCACCTGCAGTTCATGGAGGCGGTATCGGAAGGGCGCGGCATTCCGCTGGACTCGGTAAAGCTATTTGCCGACGGCCGGGTCTTCTCCGGCCGGCAGGCCTATAATCTTAAACTGGTTGACCGGCTGGGAACCCAGGACGATGCGGTGATAATGGCCGGCACCATGGCCGGGCTCAAGGAAACCCCCAAGGTGATCAGGGAGAGGAAACGCCGGCCGTCGATATTGGACCTGCTGACCGAAAGCGCCGAGACCCTGTCCGATCTGAACCGATCCTCCCGGACCAAGCTGGAGTACCGGCTGGGGAACTAG
- the ispG gene encoding flavodoxin-dependent (E)-4-hydroxy-3-methylbut-2-enyl-diphosphate synthase, which yields MPEKTQNTYPRRRSQPVKVGNLAIGGNAPVSIQSMTNTDPCDVKATLAQIKKLEKAGCQIVRLAVPDKKSATALVRIRQGTKMPLVADIHFDHRLALIALDAGVDKLRINPGNIGSKDKIRQVVKAAAGKKVPIRIGVNAGSLEKDILARDGHPTARGMVDSALRHARILEDLGFDDIVISLKGSDVPMTIEAYRKISPMVPYPLHLGITEAGTPAAGAIRSAVGMGTILAEGIGDTIRVSLSGDPVKEIPVAREIVQSLGLGTFGPVVHACPTCGRCKIDVAGIAAQVERRIAGIKKPLKIAVMGCAVNGPGEAREADLGIAGGDGLGLLFQKGKIISKVKEKDMVSQLVTLAKKMK from the coding sequence ATGCCGGAAAAGACACAAAATACTTATCCCCGCCGGAGATCCCAGCCGGTCAAGGTGGGGAATCTGGCCATCGGCGGCAACGCCCCGGTGTCCATCCAGTCCATGACCAACACCGACCCCTGCGATGTTAAGGCCACATTGGCCCAGATCAAAAAACTGGAGAAGGCCGGGTGTCAGATCGTCCGCCTGGCGGTGCCGGATAAAAAGTCTGCCACCGCCCTGGTCCGTATCCGGCAGGGGACAAAGATGCCGCTGGTGGCCGATATCCACTTTGATCACCGCCTGGCCCTGATCGCCCTGGATGCCGGGGTGGACAAACTGCGGATCAACCCAGGAAATATCGGCTCCAAAGATAAGATCAGACAGGTGGTCAAGGCTGCGGCCGGCAAAAAGGTTCCCATCCGCATCGGGGTCAACGCCGGCTCGCTGGAGAAGGATATTCTGGCCCGGGACGGCCATCCCACCGCCCGGGGCATGGTGGACAGCGCCCTGCGGCACGCCCGGATACTGGAGGACCTGGGGTTTGACGATATCGTGATCTCCCTCAAAGGCTCGGATGTGCCCATGACCATCGAGGCTTATAGGAAAATTTCCCCCATGGTTCCCTATCCTCTGCATCTTGGCATCACCGAGGCCGGGACCCCGGCCGCCGGGGCCATCCGCTCGGCGGTGGGCATGGGAACCATTTTGGCCGAGGGCATCGGTGACACCATCCGGGTGTCGCTGTCCGGGGATCCGGTCAAGGAGATCCCGGTGGCCCGGGAGATCGTTCAGTCATTGGGGCTGGGGACCTTTGGCCCGGTGGTCCATGCCTGTCCCACCTGCGGCCGCTGCAAAATAGACGTGGCCGGGATCGCCGCTCAGGTGGAGCGGAGAATAGCCGGGATAAAGAAACCGCTGAAGATAGCGGTGATGGGCTGTGCGGTCAACGGGCCGGGCGAGGCCCGGGAGGCCGACCTGGGGATCGCCGGCGGAGACGGATTGGGCCTGCTGTTCCAAAAGGGCAAGATCATCTCCAAGGTCAAAGAGAAGGACATGGTGAGCCAGTTGGTGACGTTAGCCAAAAAAATGAAATGA
- the rpsA gene encoding 30S ribosomal protein S1: MVKTKKLRPEDEKDEFLTEEESQDSGEFRALLDEYFHQKTFEEGEIITGRVLRISGDSVMVDVGLKSEGIVPLMELSDPESIKPGDVLDLYLETMENEEGQMVLSKSKADFIRVWDKAKEYLDNESQIEGKVVKRIKGGLIVDLMGVDAFLPGSQIGLRPLETMDSLLGQFVPLKIVKINKKRRNIVVSRRAVLDAERDKLRTAILAEIDKGQLREGIVKNITDFGVFIDLGGLDGLLHITDMSWGRINHPSELVKLGERLKVKILEYDREKSRVSLGLKQLTPHPWEDIETKFPVGATIKGKIVSIVDYGAFIELEKGVEGLIHISEMSWTKQVKHPSKLVSIGAEVDAVVLKIDKNEQKISLGLRQLEPDPWDTIEQRYPIGCKVSGKVRNITNFGVFVELDEGIDGLIHISDISWTKRIKHPSEVVKKGDSIDIMVTNIDKDNRRISLGIKQLEDDPWADIGSKFSIGQDLKCKVNRPLERGLLVDMDHGFEGFVPVSELEGITEDKLAETFKGGEELDLKIIEIDSSNRRIALSQKILKAEQESGEIKPYLKAEQSSTGTAFGDALNQAIKGKKEEKKEDEKGGEEKPEATA; the protein is encoded by the coding sequence ATGGTCAAAACCAAAAAGCTTCGTCCGGAGGACGAGAAGGACGAGTTCCTGACGGAGGAGGAATCCCAGGATTCGGGTGAATTCAGGGCCCTGCTGGATGAGTATTTCCATCAGAAAACATTCGAGGAGGGCGAGATCATCACCGGCAGGGTCCTCCGCATCAGCGGGGACTCGGTGATGGTGGACGTGGGTCTTAAATCAGAGGGGATCGTTCCCCTGATGGAGCTGTCGGATCCGGAGTCCATCAAGCCGGGCGACGTGCTGGATCTTTACCTGGAGACGATGGAGAACGAGGAGGGCCAGATGGTGCTCTCCAAATCCAAGGCCGATTTCATCCGGGTGTGGGACAAGGCCAAGGAGTATCTGGACAACGAATCGCAGATCGAGGGCAAGGTGGTCAAGCGGATCAAGGGCGGCCTGATAGTGGACCTGATGGGGGTGGATGCCTTCCTGCCCGGTTCCCAGATAGGCCTGCGGCCGCTGGAGACCATGGACAGCCTGCTAGGCCAATTTGTCCCCCTGAAGATCGTCAAGATCAACAAGAAACGCCGCAACATAGTGGTCTCCCGCCGGGCGGTGCTGGACGCCGAGCGCGACAAGCTGCGCACCGCCATCCTGGCCGAGATCGACAAGGGACAGCTGCGCGAGGGCATCGTCAAGAACATCACCGACTTCGGGGTGTTCATCGACCTGGGCGGGCTGGACGGCCTGCTGCACATCACCGACATGTCCTGGGGCCGCATCAACCACCCCTCGGAGCTGGTCAAGCTGGGCGAACGGCTCAAGGTCAAGATCCTGGAATACGACCGCGAGAAATCCCGGGTCTCCCTGGGCCTCAAGCAGCTGACCCCGCATCCCTGGGAGGATATCGAGACCAAGTTCCCGGTGGGGGCCACCATCAAGGGCAAGATCGTATCCATCGTGGATTACGGGGCCTTCATCGAGCTGGAGAAGGGGGTGGAGGGTTTGATCCACATCTCCGAGATGTCCTGGACCAAGCAGGTCAAGCATCCCTCCAAACTGGTCTCCATCGGGGCCGAGGTGGACGCGGTGGTGCTGAAGATAGACAAGAACGAGCAGAAGATATCTTTGGGTCTGCGCCAGCTGGAGCCGGATCCCTGGGACACCATCGAGCAGAGATATCCCATCGGCTGCAAGGTCAGCGGCAAGGTCCGCAACATCACCAATTTCGGGGTGTTCGTGGAGCTGGATGAGGGCATCGACGGTCTGATCCACATCTCCGACATCTCCTGGACCAAGCGCATCAAGCATCCCAGCGAGGTGGTCAAGAAGGGCGACAGCATCGACATCATGGTAACCAACATAGACAAGGACAACCGCCGGATCTCCCTGGGCATCAAACAGCTGGAGGACGATCCCTGGGCCGACATCGGCAGCAAGTTCTCCATCGGGCAGGACCTCAAGTGCAAGGTCAACCGCCCGCTGGAGCGGGGCCTGCTGGTTGACATGGATCACGGCTTCGAGGGATTCGTGCCGGTCTCCGAGCTGGAGGGGATCACCGAGGACAAGCTGGCCGAGACCTTCAAGGGCGGCGAGGAGCTGGACCTCAAGATCATCGAGATCGACTCCTCCAACCGCCGGATAGCCCTGTCCCAGAAGATCCTCAAGGCCGAGCAGGAGTCCGGGGAGATCAAGCCTTACCTTAAGGCCGAACAGTCTTCGACCGGCACGGCCTTCGGCGATGCCTTGAACCAGGCCATCAAAGGCAAGAAGGAAGAGAAGAAAGAAGACGAAAAGGGTGGGGAAGAAAAGCCCGAGGCCACCGCGTAA
- the ispH gene encoding 4-hydroxy-3-methylbut-2-enyl diphosphate reductase produces MKIEVAKRAGFCFGVKRAVKLAYETAAKSRQAVCTLGPIIHNPQVVKDLESWGVKAIEKPSRVKNGVLIIRSHGVHPRVLQQLRAKKGLTIIDATCPFVTKAQKAAACLRDEKRQVIIIGEKEHPEVIALKGYAGRDSMVFNHKSVKVGPRIGVLAQTTLSTDDFVKALKYLGSKTNDIHLINTICRATQVRQQDTMQLAKRSDLMIVVGGRNSANTSRLAEMCRKVGKPTYHVETEDELKARWFSKAGLVGVTAGASTPDALVRKVVSRIRDITAKKEKPVKGLKVQKVQ; encoded by the coding sequence ATGAAGATAGAGGTTGCCAAAAGGGCCGGTTTCTGTTTCGGGGTCAAGCGGGCGGTCAAGCTGGCTTACGAGACCGCGGCCAAGAGCCGGCAGGCGGTCTGCACCCTGGGGCCCATCATCCATAATCCCCAGGTGGTGAAGGATCTGGAGAGCTGGGGGGTCAAGGCCATAGAAAAGCCGTCCCGGGTAAAAAACGGCGTCCTGATCATCCGCTCCCACGGGGTGCATCCCCGGGTGCTGCAGCAGCTGAGAGCCAAAAAGGGCCTGACCATCATTGATGCCACCTGCCCCTTCGTCACCAAGGCCCAGAAGGCGGCGGCCTGCCTGCGGGACGAAAAACGACAGGTGATCATCATCGGCGAGAAGGAGCACCCCGAGGTGATAGCCCTCAAGGGCTACGCCGGGCGGGATTCGATGGTCTTCAACCACAAATCGGTCAAGGTGGGGCCGCGGATAGGGGTGCTGGCCCAGACCACCCTGTCCACCGACGATTTCGTAAAGGCCCTAAAGTACCTGGGGTCCAAGACCAACGACATCCACCTGATAAACACCATCTGCCGGGCCACCCAGGTGCGCCAGCAGGATACCATGCAGCTGGCCAAGCGCTCGGATCTGATGATCGTGGTGGGCGGCCGGAACTCGGCCAACACCTCCCGGCTGGCCGAAATGTGCCGCAAGGTGGGAAAGCCCACCTACCATGTGGAGACCGAGGACGAGCTGAAAGCCCGATGGTTCTCCAAAGCCGGACTGGTGGGCGTCACCGCCGGGGCCTCCACCCCAGACGCCCTGGTGCGGAAGGTGGTCAGCAGGATAAGGGACATCACGGCCAAGAAAGAGAAACCTGTGAAGGGTTTAAAGGTTCAAAAAGTTCAATAG
- a CDS encoding lysophospholipid acyltransferase family protein translates to MIWDSRAFNSRFYRMVWHSLNFGLRHFLGRRVTGWEHVPLQGGCIIASNHIALVDPPFLGTAAPREVTFVAKQELFRFFLLRWLITSLNAMPLRRQGGDAAAIKLILKKLEQGWAVVMFPEGTRSRTENFLPAKSGVGLIARRSLAPVVPAYIQGTNRKLSHLLKGRYELLARFGPPITAAEIAKYPDSREGHQQISQLVMDRIIRLKEGR, encoded by the coding sequence GCCGGGCTTTTAATTCCCGCTTCTACCGGATGGTCTGGCACAGTCTGAATTTCGGGCTGAGGCATTTTTTGGGACGCCGGGTCACCGGCTGGGAGCATGTTCCGCTCCAAGGGGGCTGCATAATCGCCTCCAACCACATCGCCCTGGTCGATCCTCCGTTTCTGGGCACCGCCGCCCCCCGGGAGGTGACCTTTGTGGCCAAGCAGGAATTGTTCCGATTCTTCCTGCTCCGCTGGCTGATAACATCCCTGAACGCCATGCCGCTCCGGCGCCAGGGCGGGGATGCGGCGGCCATCAAGCTGATCCTGAAGAAGCTGGAGCAGGGCTGGGCGGTGGTGATGTTTCCCGAGGGCACCCGCAGCCGCACCGAAAATTTCCTGCCGGCCAAATCCGGGGTGGGTCTGATAGCCAGGCGCAGCCTGGCCCCGGTGGTGCCGGCTTACATCCAGGGCACCAACCGGAAGCTGTCCCACCTGCTTAAGGGGCGGTATGAACTGCTGGCCAGGTTCGGCCCGCCCATCACCGCCGCCGAGATAGCAAAGTATCCCGACAGCAGGGAGGGGCACCAGCAGATCAGCCAGCTGGTGATGGACCGGATAATCCGGCTGAAAGAGGGCCGATGA